TTTTGCCCTCGATGTAACCGCGCTGGACGTCATCGGCGCTGTAAAAGGCAGGCACGCTGTCGTTAAAAGCAGAGATGATGGTTTCGCACACATCAGGGGCCGTAAGGGCATCTGTTACGGCGATAAAGTCATCGCCGCCGATGTGGCCTACAAAATCATCCTCGCTCGCGCTTTCCTTGATGATGGACGAGAGGCGCTTGAGCGCCCTGTCGCCATTTTTAAAGCCGTATTTGTCGTTGTAAGCCTTGAAGTTGTCGATATCGAAGTAGAGAACAATACGCGGCAAACCAAGGCGCACAAGCCGCTCCAGCTCTATATCTATGAGCGCGTTGCCGGGCAGTTCTGAAAGAGGATTGAGCTGGCGCGCGTTGGCGACTTCCAGTTCGATGCTCTTTTCGAGCAGTTCCTTGACTGTTACCACACCCTGATAACGACCCTCGCGGGTTACGGTGACAAAATCATAGAGTTTGGCGTCATCACGGCGCATGGCCTGACGCGCTACCAGATCAATGGTGCATTGGTGGTCCACACACAAAAAGGAGCGGTCCATGACCGCTTCCACAGCTTTGTCGGCAAAAAGGGAAAAACCGAATCTGCCGCTTAGTTGCTCGTACAGGCGGTTGCGTGTGAGCGCCCCCACGGGCAAATCACCCATAACCACGCACAGCCCGTTGAGTTTGCTGTTTTTTTCGAACAAATCTACCACGCTACGTATGGGCATGTGCGGCGGCACAACGGTGCCTGCGCGGCAAATATGGCGCACATGAAACTTGTGGACGCGCGCGCCAAAAAATCTGTTTTTAATCTTGTTTTCGCGGTGAATGACCTGAAGGGCCAGCGGGTCTACGGCTCTTGGCGTGGGATCTGGCCTGCGGAGAAAATAGCCCTGTCCGTAGGGCACATCAAAACTGATGAGGGTTGCCAGCTCTTCTTCGGTTTCTATGCCCTCGGCAATGATGCGCGTATTGGTGAGCGCCGCAAATTCCTGCATGCTCTTGATGAGCGCCTGCCGGGTGAGGTCTTTATCCACCCCACGTATGAGCTGCATATCGAGCTTGATGAAATGCGGCTGCACGTCAGATATAAGGTTGAGGCCGGAATAGCCTGCGCCCGCATCGTCGATGCTGATCTGGTAATTCTGGCCTTTGTAATGCTCGATAATCTGCTTGAAGCCGCGCAGGTTCACAACCGATTCGCGCTCGGTGATTTCAAAAACAATATCTTCGGCGCTGATGGCAAAGCGGGTCAGGTATTCCTTGGTGAAGCCCATGCCAAAATGGGAATCCTGAATAATGTTGGGATTTACATTAAGAAACAGGCGGATGCCCGTTGGCATCTGGCGGGCGGCGCGCAGGGCGCTACGCCGGAAGAGATGCTCAAGCTCCAGCATGCGCCCATTTTCCAGCGCGCACTGAATAAGGGCCTCTGGACCTTCAAGCGGAGTTCCGGCAGGGCCGCGGCCAAGCGCTTCATAACCAAAAACAGCGCCATCGCGAAGAGAAACAATGGGCTGGAGCACGCTGGTGATGGTCTGATTCTGGAGCACATCCAGCAAGGCCTGACGACGCTGATCATCATCGGCAGTTGCAACATTCAGTGAAGTTGATGCGGGCGGCGGAACCATGGACGTAGCGCGGCATGGATGTGGGTGCGAATCTGCCAAACTTGCAGGATGCAGCGGCAGATCGCAAAAAGTTTCTACAAATAAATCCTGCGCGGAAGAATCGGGCATGACCCCCTCCACATAAATTGCTGCGATGGTTGGGCTGCGGTCTGCTTGCGCGTGGTGGCCGAGGCATTAATTTCCGGCAGGCACGGCCCTCAGACTCGTAGTCACAAACATCACTAAGCCGATACTATGGCGGG
This portion of the Desulfovibrio desulfuricans genome encodes:
- a CDS encoding bifunctional diguanylate cyclase/phosphodiesterase; the protein is MPDSSAQDLFVETFCDLPLHPASLADSHPHPCRATSMVPPPASTSLNVATADDDQRRQALLDVLQNQTITSVLQPIVSLRDGAVFGYEALGRGPAGTPLEGPEALIQCALENGRMLELEHLFRRSALRAARQMPTGIRLFLNVNPNIIQDSHFGMGFTKEYLTRFAISAEDIVFEITERESVVNLRGFKQIIEHYKGQNYQISIDDAGAGYSGLNLISDVQPHFIKLDMQLIRGVDKDLTRQALIKSMQEFAALTNTRIIAEGIETEEELATLISFDVPYGQGYFLRRPDPTPRAVDPLALQVIHRENKIKNRFFGARVHKFHVRHICRAGTVVPPHMPIRSVVDLFEKNSKLNGLCVVMGDLPVGALTRNRLYEQLSGRFGFSLFADKAVEAVMDRSFLCVDHQCTIDLVARQAMRRDDAKLYDFVTVTREGRYQGVVTVKELLEKSIELEVANARQLNPLSELPGNALIDIELERLVRLGLPRIVLYFDIDNFKAYNDKYGFKNGDRALKRLSSIIKESASEDDFVGHIGGDDFIAVTDALTAPDVCETIISAFNDSVPAFYSADDVQRGYIEGKSRSNIEERFPLMSLTIVGVNASNFQSSFDLARAAATLKKQCKRISGSNYQLEA